The genomic stretch TCCGCCAGCTCACTCAGATCTTCCGGGCACACCGCGCCGACCTGAGCCTCGGCACGATTCGAAACGCCGTCGCTGCGTCGGCCATGACAGACAATATGAAGGATCTCGCCCAGCAGCGGCTCGACCTTGCCTCGTTCTACATAGATGACTCCGTGCGCATCTCTGACTACGTACGCCCCGGACGGCTGATCATCGTCGACCTGCGCGACGAGTTCATCGAGAAGGACGAGAGCCTCGGCCTCTTCGTCGTGCTTATGCAACTCTTCGCTCAGGCTACCGATGAGGGCGGTCACTTCAACAAGCTGGTCGTCTTCGACGAGGCCCACAAGTACATCGACAGTCCCGACTTGGTCGATGTACTTGTCGAGTCCGTCCGCGAGATGCGACACAAAGGGATGAGCATCCTCGTGGCCAGCCAGGACCCGCCGTCGGTGCCCGTGTCGCTCATCGAGCTCTCCGACATCGTCATCATGCATAAGATGACCTCGCCCGCCTGGCTGAAGCACATCCAGAAGGCCAATGCCGCCCTCATGGCTCTCCGACCGGAACAGCTTGCCAACCTCCAGCCCGGCGAGGCGTACCTGTGGGCGGGGAAGGCGACAGAGCGCTCGATGACCCATGGCGCGGTACGCGTCGCCCTCCGCCCGCGATTGACTCGGCACGGCGGCGCCACGAAGACGGCGCATGGGTGAGTGATGAACCGAATGCGGTGGGTAGGAAATTCCGCGGATTAAAAATGCCCTGAGCATGGCAAAGGGCACTCATACATCCGCTGTCCAGATTCCGAGTCCGTCGTCCGGCCGCGTTCGTGCTCGTCCGCGCCGCAGGGCCCCGGCAAAGTCGTGACGGTGTCTGACTTGTGAGGCTTGGAGTAGAAGCGCCGTTGGTGGTGGCAGCAAGACGGGCATGACCGGCTCAGAAGATCATCAAGGTTCCTACGCCATGCTGATCGCCGAAGTGAGTCATGCCCGCACTGCCATCATCGCTGATCTCGTCCCTGTCCTGCGCACCGGCTCTGACCGTTGCCGAAACCGCTGGTGGGCTGCCCGAAGCGCTCGCTGGTCTGCCTGATCCACGAGCCCGGCGAGGTGTCCGGCACCAGCTGACCGTCGTGGTCACCGCAGCGGTGTGTGCCGTGGTCGCCGGCTACCGCTCGTACACGGCGATCGCCGAATGGGTCGCCGACGTGCCGGCGGCAACGGCTCTCGCCTTGGGCATGACCCCGGATCGGCGCCCGTCGGAAGCGATGATCCGTCGGTTGTTGCAGGCCATGGACCCGCAGCTACTGACTGCGGCGATTGGTGTCTGGCTCGCCGGTCGGGCCACCGCCACCACCTCGACGGCCGGCCGGGCGATCGCCGTCGACGGCAAGGCCCTGCGCGGCTCCCGTACCACCGACACTCCGGCCCGGCACGTGATGACCGCCTGCGACCAGGCCGCTGGTGTGGTCCTGGCCAGCATCGACGTGGACGGCAAGACCAACGAGATCACCCGGTTCGCGCCGCTGCTCGACCAGATCAGCGACCTACGCGATACGGTGATCACCGCCGATGCCCTGCACTGCCAGCGTGAACACGTCACCTACCTCGCGCAACGCGGCGCGCACTGGATCCTCACCGTCAAAGGCAACCAGCCCCACCTACACGCCCAGCTCACCGCACTGCCCTGGCGGGCAGTCCCGGACGCCGCACGCGACACCGACCGCGGACACGGTCGCCGCGAGATCCGCAGCTGCAAGATCCTGACGATCTCCACCGGCATCGACTTCCCGCACGCCACCCAGGCCATCCAGATCCGCCGCCGCAGACGCCGCCTGGACCAGCCGAAACGCTTCACTACCGAAACCGTCTACGCCATCACCGACCTCCGACCCCACCAAGCGAAACCGGCACAGCTGGCCGGCTGGATCCGCGGGCACTGGTCGATCGAGAACAAGGTCCACTGGGTACGCGACGTCACCTACGACGAAGACCGCAGCCAGATCCGCACCGGCACCGGCCCCGAAATCATGGCCGCCCTCCGCAACGCCGCGATCAGCGCCCTACGCCTGACCGGGATCACCAACATCGCCGCCGCCAACCGACATCACGCCCGCGACAGCACCCGCCCGCTGACACTGCTCGGCATCACCTAAGGACTTTGCCGGGGCCCTGGTCCGCGCCGTGCCTAGATTGGGTGACGTCGCAATGAGTGGTCGGCAGAGGTGCGAATCCAGTAATCGTGCCGTGAGTCCGTCCCGCATGGGAGCATCCGAGCAACTCGGGAGCACCCATGGTCACGGGGGTCACGTCTGCGCCGGGAGACTCACGGCCCGGCTCCGGAACCTGTCAAGTCAACTGAGACAATTTCTTGATTTTGTTTAGCTTTGTGCTGGTGGAAGAGGGGCTCCGGCCGAGGTCACGGCCTGTTCCGGGTGGCTGTTGTCGGGTTTGTTGATCCATGCCCGGTCCGGTAGCCGGGGTGGTTGGGGACGGCGGCGTCCGAACCGTTCGGGATGTGCGGCCCAGGCGGCGTCGAGGGTGCGTTGCCGCTGTTCACGGATCTGTCCGGCGGTGCCGTGGTGGACCGATGCCGGGGTGTGCAGGCCGATCCCGGAGTGCCGGTGTTCGTGGTTGTAGTAGCTGTAGAACGCTTCGCAGTGCTGTCGGGCGTGCTGGATCGATCCGAACCGCTCTGGGAACGTGGGGTCGTACTTGAGTGTCTTGAAGCTGGCCTCGATGTACGGGTTGTCGTTGGAGGTCTTGGGCCGGCTGTGGCTGCGGCCGATTTTGAGATCGGTCAGCAGCTGGGTGACGGTCTTGCTGGTCATCGCGGCGCCGCGGTCGGCGTGCACGGTCAGCTGATCGGGGTTCACGCGTTCGCGGGCGGCGGCGTCGGCGATCAGCGCTTCGGCGAGTTGGCCGTCCTCGTGGGCGGCGACCATGTGCCCGACGACGTAGCGGGACCAGATGTCGATCACCGTGTAAAGGTGGAACCAGACGCCCTTGACCGGGCCGCGCAGCTTCGTGATGTCCCACGACCACACCTGATTCGCGGCGTCGGCGACCAGTTCGGGTTTGGTCCGGGCCGGATGGGTGGCCTGGCTGCGGCGTTCGCCGGTCTGCCCGGCGGCCCGCAGAATCCGGTACATCGTGGACTCCGAGCACCACCAGCGGCCCTCGTCGAGTTCGCGGGCCCACACCTGCGCCGGGGCCAGATCCACGTATGGCGGGCTGTTGAGCAGGTCCAGGACCTGCCGGCGTTCAGGCTCGGTCAGCGCGGACGGCGGCGGCTTACGCGGCGCCCGTGGCCGGGAGACC from Micromonospora craniellae encodes the following:
- a CDS encoding IS3 family transposase — protein: MWGIAPACRLTGLSRATLYRRSAPPLVSRPRAPRKPPPSALTEPERRQVLDLLNSPPYVDLAPAQVWARELDEGRWWCSESTMYRILRAAGQTGERRSQATHPARTKPELVADAANQVWSWDITKLRGPVKGVWFHLYTVIDIWSRYVVGHMVAAHEDGQLAEALIADAAARERVNPDQLTVHADRGAAMTSKTVTQLLTDLKIGRSHSRPKTSNDNPYIEASFKTLKYDPTFPERFGSIQHARQHCEAFYSYYNHEHRHSGIGLHTPASVHHGTAGQIREQRQRTLDAAWAAHPERFGRRRPQPPRLPDRAWINKPDNSHPEQAVTSAGAPLPPAQS
- a CDS encoding ISAs1 family transposase; protein product: MPDPRARRGVRHQLTVVVTAAVCAVVAGYRSYTAIAEWVADVPAATALALGMTPDRRPSEAMIRRLLQAMDPQLLTAAIGVWLAGRATATTSTAGRAIAVDGKALRGSRTTDTPARHVMTACDQAAGVVLASIDVDGKTNEITRFAPLLDQISDLRDTVITADALHCQREHVTYLAQRGAHWILTVKGNQPHLHAQLTALPWRAVPDAARDTDRGHGRREIRSCKILTISTGIDFPHATQAIQIRRRRRRLDQPKRFTTETVYAITDLRPHQAKPAQLAGWIRGHWSIENKVHWVRDVTYDEDRSQIRTGTGPEIMAALRNAAISALRLTGITNIAAANRHHARDSTRPLTLLGIT